The DNA sequence GCAACCATGAAACGCGCACGCGAGAAAAGCGGCACGTGCGACGGAACTGGCACGCAAGCCAATCAGAACGGTAACCAATATGCCACTGGCGAAATGGATGGCGACGGCAACCAAAACGGCACTGGCGGAACAGACAGCAACGGTAACCAATACGCCACGGGTGAAACAGACGGTGACGGCAATCAATACGGCACGGATGAAACGGACAATGACGGCAAAAATGGCGTACGCGATCAATCTTGCCAAGCTGAATAACAGATAACCAGCCACGTAAATCGCATTGCACTTCGACATGAAGGCACAGCAACAAAAAGGGACGGTCTCGTAATGAGATCGCCCCTTTTTTGTGGTTTGATGGTTTGATTGTCTTTTCTGGAGTTCGGATTCGTGGTGAGATTCCCCGCCAAAATGGTTTTGACGGGGAATCTCGTGTTGTCCGTGGACGTTTCTCCCCGCCAAGGTGATTTTGGCGGGTTTTTTGACCGTATTTTGACCTGATTTTCCCCGCCAAAGGGTTTTTGGCGGGTTATTTCAAGCTTAGCTTCAATTCCCGAACAACCCATTCACGCCATAAGCTGCGACTGCCAACATCAGCATATAGGCAATAAAAAGAACATCGTTACCCGAATAGCCGATTTCATAATAATAGGTCCGGCTCTCATTACCGGAAAACCGCTTTGCTTCCATTGCCACGGCGATGCGATGCGCGCGCCGGATGCTGCCTGAAAGCAGCGGGATCGTGTAGACCTTCATCTTGAAAAGGATACCCTGTAAACCCGTCACCCTTTCGCTGCCGCGCACCTTGCGGGCATTGCGGATCGTTTCGAATTCCTCCGTCATGATCGGAATCAACCGCAGCGCAGCCATGAAGCTGTAGGCATATTTCGGATCCAGGCGCAGCTGCTGCATCAGCGAATAAAATAAATTGACCGGACGGGTCGTCAATGCGAAGGTCAAGCCCAAAACGGCGAAGACCATGGCGCGCAGTCCTATCAGCATGCCCCGCAAAAAACTCTCCTCGGTGATGCGGATCAGCCCCCATTCGAACCAAAGCGTTTCGCCTTTCCCGAACATGATCATGGCGCTGGCTGTCGACACGAAAATGGCGCAGAAAGGAATCAACAACAACAAGATCCGCTTCAACGGCTGTCCCGTGAACAGCAGGAACAGGACCAAAAGCCCACTGCCGATGAATGCCATAATCTCAAGGTTGCGGACAAACATTACAGCGATGCAGAGCAGCAGCGCCATGCCTAATTTCAAGCTAGGATTGACACGGTGAAGCCAGGTTTCTTTCGCTTGTTCCCATCCCTTCATCCGCACAATCCCCCTTCCAATCGCAAATCAGCGGAGAATGCAGTCTGCATGTCCGTAGCCGATCCGGTGGTATCCTTGATTTCACCATCAGCAACCGTCCAAAACGTCGTCCCATAGCTCTGGGAGAGCACTTCATCGTGCGTCACCATCAGGATGACGGTGCCCTTTTTCCGGTAACTTTCCAAAAATTTCAGCAAAGCAAAAGTGTTTTTGGAATCCAGCCCGAAAGTCGGTTCATCCAAAAGGATCACTCGCTGCCCTTGGATGATCGTCGCCGCTACACTCAGACGCCGCTTTTGCCCCATCGAAAGTTGGAAAGGATTTTTTTCCCGCTGTCCGCTCAACTGGAAGAGTTCCAGATATTCCTCCACAAGCTTCTCGATATCTGAATTTCCCTTGCCGTCCAGCCGGAGCGAATAAGCCATCTCTTCGTAGACCGTATTCGCCACGAACTGGTACTCCGGATTCTGGAAAACAAAAGCCACCCGTTCAGCCAGCTTCTTCACTTTTTTGATCGGCTTTCCCTCCAGTTCGTAGTGCCCGCTCGTTTTGATGAACTGCATGACGGCATGGAGGAAGGTGCTTTTTCCGGCTCCGTTTTGGCCGCGGATGATGATCCATTCACCCGGATAGGCCGCCAACCCGGCCCCTTGGATTTTCGTTTCCCCATTGCGGACCCCCTTGAAATCGCGCAGTTCCAGCAGCGGACTTTGCAATCTAAAGGCCTTCTGCTTTCGTTGCAACGGCGTTTCTGCCAGATGCCGGTCCCACACCCCCGGAAACCAGATACCCTGCTCCTGCATTTCATCCTTGTGGGCCGAGAAGATTGCTGCGTTCGGTCCATCGGCGATGATGCGGCCGGATGCATCGAACAATACGAGGCGTTCGGCGAATGCCAGGACATGATCGATTTTGTGCTCCACAATGACGACCGTTTTGTCCTTGCAGACTTCCTGCAGGACCTCCCAGATCGCTTCCGTCCCTTCCGGATCGAGCATGGCGGAGGGCTCATCCAAAAAGAGCACCTCCGGATTCAAGGTCAACACCGAGGCGATTGCCAGCCGCTGCTTCATCCCCCCGGAAAGGCTTGCGATGGGGATATGGCTGTCCGCCAATTCCAAGCCCACCTGCCGGAGCGCAAAGTCTATTTTGGCAGCCATCTCTTCGCGCGGAACCGAGAGATTTTCGAGCACGAAAGCGAGCTCCTCATCGACGTAGGGCATGCAGAATTGGCTGTCCGGATCCTGGAAAACATAGCCCCAGGAAGCCGGCGTCACAAGCTTATCGGCTTTCATCGGCACTTCGATCGATTGCGGAATCAGCCCGCTCAAAACCTGCAGCAGCGTGGATTTTCCGCAGCCGGATGGACCCAAAAGCAGCACTTTTTCACCTTCAGCGACCGAAAAGGAAAGGTCACTGAACAACAACTCGGCATCCCCGGGAAATTTCAGCTTCAGCTTTTCCACATACGCTTGCTGCTCCATTTCCGCCATCCTCCTTAATCCATATCTGTGAAATCTTCAGTCGAAAGCGGACGGACAAGGTTCGTCACGCCGGTATCCTCCAAGACTTCCGCCAAGTAGTAGGCCAGCACCCCGGCAAAGAAAATTGAACCGGCAAAACGGGCCAGCAAATACAGCGCCAAGTTCCAAGCAGCCAACTCAGCGATCTGCCCGTTCAACGCATCCACCACTAGCGAGCCCACGCAAGATGCCGAAGCTGCCAAAGCGGCAACCTTCAGGTCAAAACGTTTGTAACGGAAGGCCATGAACACCAATTCCGCAAACAATCCCTGCACCACACCGGAAAGCAAGACGGTCAGACCCCAAGGCGAACCCAAAAGGAATTCGCCTGAAGCTGCAGCGATTTCCGCCAACAGCGCCACACCCGGTTTGCGGATGATGAAATAGGCGACTGTGCCGGCGATGAACCACATGCCGTACAGCAGCTGATCAAGATGCAGACCCAACGGCTGCACCGCGTAATAAACCGTTCCCCACAGGATGTAGACGATCCCGAAAGCGATGGCGATGACGATCGTCACCAAAATATCTGTAAGCTTCAATTCTTTTTTCATTTTCTCTGTCTCCTCTTTGAGTTTGATTTTGTCGCTCAGTTCTCCAATGGTACCGGCCATGTTTCCATGCGATAGGCCATTTCCCAAAACGCGTATTCGTACTGGCTGCTGATGATGAAATGTTCTTTCATCCTTTCGCGGTCCGCTTCGGTTGCAGATGCAGCGATCTTATCCAGATGCGCAATCTGTTCATCCACCCGGTCCTGAAAATCCTTACCGCCATAAGTAGCGATCCATTCCTGATAGATCGGTTCTTCAGGTGCCGCGTCAATGAAGGCGTCCCCGATCTCGGCATAGAGCCAGTAGCAAGGCAATACAGCGGCGATGACATCCCCCAAATGCCCAGAGTGGCCGGCGTGATAAAGGTGGGAGGTGTAGGCATACGCGGTCGGCGCAGGCTTGAAAAGCTCTTTTTCCTCCGCCGTGATGCCCAGCCTTTTCGAAAACTGTTCATGCAGACCGATTTCGGCGCTGTAGGTATGCTTCGCGAAATCGGCGAACTGGTTGGTCGTTTCGATGTCCGGTGCTTTGGCCGCGCCTAGTGCCAAAATTTTGGCGAAACGCGTCAGGTAATAGGAATCCTGTTGGATGTAGAATCGGAAATTCTCCAACGGCAAGCTGCCGTCCCCGATCCCTTTCACGAACGGATGCTCCATGCTGGCTGCCCAGATCGGTTCGACCGCTTGGCGGATTTGTGCTGAAAATGTCATTGTTGTCCCTCCATATGCTGTGAGCGCTCCGCCAGGGTCCCGACTCATCCGGGCGGCCGCTCTTGATTTTTGCAAACAAAAAAACCACTCTCTTCCCAACGGAAAAAAGTGGTTGTATGTTCCTTATGCAATAGGGACTTACTTAGCCAAAAGAGGCTGCCACTTCCCTACGCTGGTACAAACCAGATCAGGTTCTAAGGGTCTCGAAGTCCTACTTCGATCTCAGCTTTTTGGCGGACAGTCATCCGCCGGTAAAGCACCCCTAGTGGTAAAAAGAATATTCAGTTCATTTGCTGTTGTTCTAATCGTATCATAATTTTTCCGGAAGTCAACTCGTTCTGTTGCACGAAACGTTAGCGTTTCTTGTGTCTATTCACCATATGCAACCAACAACGCTTGTCCGTCTGCTTCAAAAACCTGCAGTGCCTGCAATGCCAAATCTTTGTTCAGCATATTGTTCAGGACATCCGGAGGGATCGTGGCAGTATGGGCGCCCGACTCCAAAGAATCGATGACTTGTTGGGAATTTTTGAAGCTCGCTGCCATGATTTTGGTCTTGTAGCCTCTGGCATCGATGAACGTCCGCATCGAACGGATCGCTTTGAATGGATCGATCGCATTGTTCAGCATCCTGTTCACATACGGTGCCAGATAGTCGCATCCGGCTGCAGCGGCCAGGATCCCCTGGTCCGCAGAGTAGATCAGCGTGCCCAGGATCGC is a window from the uncultured Trichococcus sp. genome containing:
- a CDS encoding energy-coupling factor transporter transmembrane component T, which encodes MKGWEQAKETWLHRVNPSLKLGMALLLCIAVMFVRNLEIMAFIGSGLLVLFLLFTGQPLKRILLLLIPFCAIFVSTASAMIMFGKGETLWFEWGLIRITEESFLRGMLIGLRAMVFAVLGLTFALTTRPVNLFYSLMQQLRLDPKYAYSFMAALRLIPIMTEEFETIRNARKVRGSERVTGLQGILFKMKVYTIPLLSGSIRRAHRIAVAMEAKRFSGNESRTYYYEIGYSGNDVLFIAYMLMLAVAAYGVNGLFGN
- a CDS encoding ABC transporter ATP-binding protein, with the translated sequence MEQQAYVEKLKLKFPGDAELLFSDLSFSVAEGEKVLLLGPSGCGKSTLLQVLSGLIPQSIEVPMKADKLVTPASWGYVFQDPDSQFCMPYVDEELAFVLENLSVPREEMAAKIDFALRQVGLELADSHIPIASLSGGMKQRLAIASVLTLNPEVLFLDEPSAMLDPEGTEAIWEVLQEVCKDKTVVIVEHKIDHVLAFAERLVLFDASGRIIADGPNAAIFSAHKDEMQEQGIWFPGVWDRHLAETPLQRKQKAFRLQSPLLELRDFKGVRNGETKIQGAGLAAYPGEWIIIRGQNGAGKSTFLHAVMQFIKTSGHYELEGKPIKKVKKLAERVAFVFQNPEYQFVANTVYEEMAYSLRLDGKGNSDIEKLVEEYLELFQLSGQREKNPFQLSMGQKRRLSVAATIIQGQRVILLDEPTFGLDSKNTFALLKFLESYRKKGTVILMVTHDEVLSQSYGTTFWTVADGEIKDTTGSATDMQTAFSADLRLEGGLCG
- a CDS encoding ECF transporter S component, with protein sequence MKKELKLTDILVTIVIAIAFGIVYILWGTVYYAVQPLGLHLDQLLYGMWFIAGTVAYFIIRKPGVALLAEIAAASGEFLLGSPWGLTVLLSGVVQGLFAELVFMAFRYKRFDLKVAALAASASCVGSLVVDALNGQIAELAAWNLALYLLARFAGSIFFAGVLAYYLAEVLEDTGVTNLVRPLSTEDFTDMD
- the tenA gene encoding thiaminase II, which encodes MTFSAQIRQAVEPIWAASMEHPFVKGIGDGSLPLENFRFYIQQDSYYLTRFAKILALGAAKAPDIETTNQFADFAKHTYSAEIGLHEQFSKRLGITAEEKELFKPAPTAYAYTSHLYHAGHSGHLGDVIAAVLPCYWLYAEIGDAFIDAAPEEPIYQEWIATYGGKDFQDRVDEQIAHLDKIAASATEADRERMKEHFIISSQYEYAFWEMAYRMETWPVPLEN
- a CDS encoding transaldolase family protein translates to MYIDSNDIKAIGSFLKSGFLKGVTTNPTILSTGSGSRFKQLQDLLALEPTELFVQLLGTTSEEMFADYEAIKTFDANHRLSIKIPVTQAGLETINKVKKDDSKRAILGTLIYSADQGILAAAAGCDYLAPYVNRMLNNAIDPFKAIRSMRTFIDARGYKTKIMAASFKNSQQVIDSLESGAHTATIPPDVLNNMLNKDLALQALQVFEADGQALLVAYGE